The Streptomyces spororaveus genome includes a region encoding these proteins:
- a CDS encoding ATP-binding protein, protein MSIWWSLHLRREAASVPLARRLLLGTMETAGVDPDISFDLSVALSEACANAVEHGGGGEIPDDAEAYHVTAYLDGDCCRIEVTDSGPGFPPATVARRRPSLAEHGRGLHLIAELSDHVRFRNRPGRGAVVSFDKMLKWRDDALLKVS, encoded by the coding sequence ATGAGCATCTGGTGGTCTCTCCACTTGAGGCGCGAAGCCGCGAGCGTGCCGCTCGCCAGGCGACTGCTGCTGGGGACCATGGAGACCGCGGGGGTGGACCCGGACATCTCCTTCGATCTCTCGGTGGCGCTGAGCGAGGCGTGTGCGAACGCGGTGGAGCACGGCGGCGGTGGCGAAATCCCGGACGATGCCGAGGCGTACCACGTCACGGCCTATCTGGACGGAGATTGCTGCCGCATCGAGGTGACCGATTCCGGTCCGGGTTTCCCGCCCGCGACGGTGGCCCGCCGCAGACCCTCCCTGGCCGAACACGGCCGGGGTCTGCACCTGATCGCCGAGCTCTCCGACCACGTCCGCTTCCGCAACCGGCCGGGCCGCGGCGCGGTGGTGAGCTTCGACAAGATGCTGAAGTGGCGCGACGACGCGCTGCTGAAGGTGTCGTAG